In Dermacentor variabilis isolate Ectoservices chromosome 11, ASM5094787v1, whole genome shotgun sequence, one genomic interval encodes:
- the LOC142563495 gene encoding uncharacterized protein LOC142563495 gives MSLETGEPPKLYGVNFQPPAPFDFANPPTWATWLSRYEDYAVVSGLTKASEDMQVRSLLYCMGPEARPLLETFSLDAQSLASYQAVATRFTEHFVHPANELYESPRFHRRVQLPDESVDTYYAELRRMVKRCNYPSAAVEERLVRGRFVVGLRDSRLSDQLCRNAKLTLQDAWTQARQSEDADREKALPQNRTEHSRELNLDAAKASKFPSRRRSAAKPRSPQSLAERSREPSTCEFCGRAPHRRSDCLARRSTCNFCKKKGHFAEVCRSRKFKQYKLSSVHLHAVATPASAKFLDVTVDDYTAHFKVDSGAEVSAVPSDFPTLPATLDQVDTLLTGPGGQPLRVLGSYMARLQWQGKTSCQRLYVIQSLTVPLLGPPALQALQVVRFLDQLKTSKATLHAELFNGLGTLKDEYNIRLKPDAVPFSLSVPRRIPIPLLEIVRRELDKLESAGVIRRVDKPTPWCSGLVVVRKGDGSYRLCVDLTQLNKVVLRERHILPTVEQVLGLLGDATVFSKLDATASFHQVKLAEDSPELPFITPYGRYCFCRLPFGITSAPEYFQKQMARILEGQEGVANIIDDILVFGRTRQEHDARLSQVLFRLAKAGITLNQDKCPFGVHEVSFLGVVVSAQGIRPDPGKVEAVKAMESPTDVAGVRRLLGMVNHLARFLPHISDVTAPIRALLNKSASWVWQHEQKAAFEKIKELLTSDRCMAKYHPSYATTVSADASSFGLGAVLLQTQPSGERRPVAFASRSMTDTEQRYSQTEKEALATTWAIQRFDEFVRGIPFDVETDHLPLVSLLGKMELDVLPPRIQTTAEDHAIPVPYAARARKAASHSRYVVAHHLQATHSSRHYRTFCSTGSRLHVGSLATQP, from the coding sequence ATGTCCCTCGAGACCGGCGAGCCGCCAAAACTGTACGGCGTCAACTTCCAGCCGCCGGCACCGTTCGACTTCGCGAACCCGCCAACGTGGGCGACATGGCTCAGCCGCTACGAAGACTACGCAGTGGTTTCAGGACTGACGAAAGCGTCGGAAGACATGCAGGTACGCTCGCTACTGTACTGCATGGGCCCGGAGGCCCGCCCGCTTCTCGAGACTTTCTCGCTCGACGCCCAGTCGCTCGCTTCATACCAAGCCGTTGCCACCCGCTTCACTGAGCACTTCGTGCACCCGGCAAACGAGCTTTACGAATCGCCACGGTTCCACAGACGCGTTCAGCTGCCCGACGAAAGCGTCGACACGTACTACGCAGAACTGCGCAGGATGGTCAAGCGCTGTAACTATCCGTCTGCTGCTGTCGAGGAAAGGCTCGTACGCGGCCGGTTCGTCGTCGGCCTCCGCGACTCCCGTCTCTCGGACCAGCTGTGCCGGAACGCGAAGTTGACACTACAGGACGCCTGGACACAAGCCCGTCAATCCGAAGACGCCGACAGGGAAAAGGCGTTGCCCCAGAACCGCACCGAGCACTCCCGCGAGCTCAACCTCGACGCCGCAAAAGCTAGCAAGTTCCCCTCTCGCCGCCGCTCCGCCGCTAAGCCTCGTTCGCCGCAGTCGCTAGCAGAGCGCTCACGCGAGCCGTCCACATGTGAATTCTGCGGCCGCGCGCCTCATCGACGTTCAGACTGCCTGGCCCGTCGCTccacctgcaacttctgcaaaaagaaaggccACTTTGCCGAAGTATGCCGCTCGCGGAAGTTCAAGCAGTACAAGCTCAGCTCCGTTCACCTGCACGCCGTCGCGACGCCCGCCTCGGCAAAGTTCCTCGACGTCACCGTTGACGACTACACAGCGCACTTCAAGGTCGACTCCGGAGCCGAAGTATCTGCTGTTCCCAGCGACTTTCCTACCTTGCCTGCCACACTCGACCAAGTCGACACTCTGCTCACTGGCCCGGGAGGACAGCCACTGCGCGTGCTGGGCTCGTACATGGCACGACTTCAGTGGCAAGGGAAAACAAGCTGTCAGCGCCTCTACGTGATCCAGTCTCTCACTGTGCCTCTACTGGGACCGCCAGCGCTCCAAGCTCTCCAAGTAGTTCGGTTTCTTGATCAACTCAAAACTTCAAAAGCGACGCTGCACGCCGAGCTCTTCAATGGATTGGGAACCCTCAAGGACGAATACAACATCCGGTTGAAACCCGATGCCGTACCTTTCTCGCTAAGCGTACCTCGCAGGATTCCCATTCCGCTGCTCGAGATTGTCCGCCGCGAGCTAGACAAATTGGAAAGCGCAGGCGTGATCCGTAGGGTCGACAAGCCAACACCATGGTGCTCGGGTCTCGTCGTcgtccggaaaggcgatggttccTACCGCCTCTGCGTCGACTTAACACAACTCAACAAGGTCGTCCTTCGTGAAAGACATATTCTGCCAACTGTCGAGCAAGTCCTTGGCCTCCTCGGCGATGCAACAGTTTTTTCGAAGCTGGACGCGACCGCAAGCTTCCACCAGGTGAAACTCGCTGAAGACTCCCCAGAGCTTCCATTTATCACCCCATATGGCCGATACTGCTTCTGCCGGCTCCCCTTTGGCATCACCTCCGCACCCGAGTACTTCCAAAAGCAGATGGCAAGAATCCTGGAGGGCCAAGAAGGAGTCGCCAATATCATAGACGATATTTTGGTTTTTGGACGCACCCGCCAGGAACATGACGCCAGACTGAGCCAGGTGCTATTTCGCCTTGCAAAAGCAGGTATCACATTGAACCAGGACAAGTGTCCTTTTGGGGTACACGAGGTCTCCTTCCTCGGAGTTGTCGTCTCggcacagggcatcaggccagATCCGGGCAAGGTCGAAGCAGTCAAAGCCATGGAATCCCCAACGGACGTCGCTGGCGTTAGAAGACTGCTCGGAATGGTGAACCATCTTGCCAGGTTCTTGCCACACATCTCGGACGTCACGGCTCCCATCAGAGCCTTACTGAACAAGTCTGCGAGTTGGGTGTGGCAGCACGAGCAAAAGGCAGCGTTCGAGAAAATCAAGGAACTCTTGACGTCAGACAGGTGCATGGCCAAGTACCACCCGTCGTACGCCACTACGGTGTCTGCAGACGCAAGCTCATTCGGACTCGGCGCAGTTTTGCTACAGACGCAACCCTCAGGAGAGCGCCGCCCAGTCGCATTCGCTTCGAGGTCAATGACCGATaccgagcagcgttacagccagactgaaaaagaagctttggcaacGACGTGGGCTATCCAAAGGTTCGACGAGTTCGTCCGTGGCATCCCCTTCGACGTCGAGACTGACCACCTGCCACTCGTTTCGCTTCTGGGCAAGATGGAACTGGACGTGTTGCCGCCTCGTATTCAGACTACGGCTGAAGACCATGCAATACCAGTTCCGTATGCTGCACGTGCCAGGAAAGCTGCTAGCCACAGCCGATACGTTGTCGCGCATCACCTACAAGCCACCCACTCCTCTAGACACTATCGaactttttgcagcacaggtagtcGGCTGCACGTCGGAAGTCTTGCCACTCAGCCCTAA